The Sphingomonas carotinifaciens genomic sequence TTCCGTCTGCCCTCGGCGATCGACAACCGGCCGCTGCGCTTCAACGAGTGGGATGCGATGCGCCCGCAAACCGTGTGCGTGTCGGCGACGCCGGGCAGTTGGGAGATGGAGCAGACGAGCGGCGTCTTTGCCGAACAGGTGATCCGCCCTACCGGGCTGATCGATCCGCCGATCGAGATCAAGCCGGTCGAGGAACAGGTGCAGGACCTGATCGTCGAGGTTCGCAAGACGACCGAGCGGGGGTATCGTACGCTTGTCACCACGCTGACCAAGCGGATGGCGGAGGACCTGACCGAATATATGCACGAGGCGGGGATCAAAGTCCGCTACATGCACTCCGACGTCGAGACGCTGGAGCGTATCGAGCTGATCCGCGATCTGCGTCTGGGCGTCTATGACGCGCTTATCGGCATCAACCTGCTGCGTGAGGGGCTGGATATTCCCGAATGCGGGCTGGTCGCGATCCTGGACGCCGACAAGGAGGGGTTCCTGCGATCGGAAACCTCGCTGATCCAGACGATCGGCCGCGCCGCTCGCAACGTCGACGGTCGCGTAATCCTGTACGCGGATCGCATCACCGGCTCGATGGAACGCGCGATGAGCGAAACCGCGCGGCGCCGGGAAAAGCAGATGGCCTATAATGCCGAACACGGCATCACGCCTGCGACCGTACGCAAGAATATCGGCGACATCATCGCGCATGTCGCCTCGGGCGATCAGGTGACCGTGCCGATCGACGACGAGCGTCCGCACATGGTCGGCCACAATCTGCGGGCCTATATCGAGGAACTCGAAAAGAAGATGCGCAAGGCCGCTGCCGACCTCGAATTCGAGGAGGCCGGTCGCTTGCGCGACGAGATCCGTCAGTTGGAGAACGAGGAGCTGGGCCTGCCCGTCCACGAACAGAAGGCCCCGATCATGGGCCGCTCCAACGAAGGCAAGCCGGGCACCCGCAAGACGCGGTTCGGCAAGAGCAAGAAATTCGCCAGTGGCCGGCGGGCGTGATGCTTAACGGGGGGCGGCACGATTCCTATCGTACCGCCCCCTGTCATCGCTTTACCTATTCGATCGACACATTCTCGCTGCCGACACTGTAATAGCTTGCGACGCGGTCGGCATAGGCCTGGTCGAATACGGGCGCGTTGTTCGACCAGCTCGGGCCGCCTTCCAGCAGGCGGCGGTCGATGGTGATGACGTACTGGTCGCGCACCGAGTCGAACTGGAGGAGCGAGAAGGGGACGGGGTAGAAGCTCTTGCCCATGCCGAGGAACCCGCCCAGCGACAGGACCGCGTGCGTCACCTTGCCGCTGCGCTTGTGGACCATGAACGAATATACGGTGCCCACCGTATCGCCGTCCCGGCTTTCCACTTTCATCGTATGCGCCACATTGGCCTGAACGAGCAGCAGCGTAGGGGTATCAGCGGTGTCGGACATAGGGGTCTCCATTGATCCAGGTTGAACCCGTCGCCCCGCAGCGCGGTTCCGTCGCAACGGGCCCGCCCGGAAAGGTTGAGCCGCCCTCCTGCCTCGCCCATAGAGCGGGCATGCGCTTCGCCTCTTTGCTCCGCCTGATACCACTCGCGGCCACCATCCTGGTCTCCGCCTGCATCCCCGCCACCCAGCCGGCACCGCCCCCCCCGCCGCCCGCCCCGGCCGCCCCTACCCCGCCCCCGCCCGCACCCACCGTCGCCCTCGGCCCCGACTGGCGCGACTGGCCGCTGACCTCTGGCACGTGGCGCTATACGCGTCAGGCGGGCGGCTCGATCGCGAATTTTGGCACAGGCACGCCGGCGCTGACGCTGCGCTGCGATGCGGCGACCCGGCGCATCACGCTGGTGCGCGCCGGCGCGCCAGCCGGCACCGCGACGATCCGAACCTCCAGCACCACGCGCCCATTGCCCCTGCAGTCGGGTGGCACGGCCGTATTGGCGGCCGGCGACTCGCTGCTGGATGCAATGGCCTTCACCCGCGGCCGATTCGTGCTGGAGCAGCCGGGCACGCCGCCGCTGGTCGTGCCGGCCTATGCCGAGATCGGTCGGGTGATCGAGGATTGCCGCGGCTGATCGACTCATCGGCGGCGCAAGAGGGTCGGCCAAACGCCCGGTCATTACAAGACTTGTTTATCGGCACCGGCCATCACACATTGGCGCTGCGGCCAGTGATGGCCGCATTGGCTATCAACAAGCGAAAGGAGGTGATCCGATGTCTCATGGTTCAGCAATGGGGTCGGTTCAGTTCGTTCGGGGGACGCGCTTCTAAGACCGCCGGATCGGCCGGGGGGTATTCTCCCCCAAGCAACGGCATGGTCCCCAAGGTCTTGAGGCCTGCATGGTCTCCCGGGCTGGAGCTCTCCGGCCGCTGACCATGTTTAGGGGCTGTCGGGACGTCGAGAGACGCCTCCCGGCAGCCTCTTCTCATTTCCGGCGCAGGGTGTTCGGTTATAGCCGTCGAAACAGGATCAGCGCGTCGACCAGTCCGAGCGTCGGATGTGCGAACGCCTCCGGCACGCGCCCGACGTCCTCGAAACCCAATGATCGCCACAGCGCGACCGCCCGGCTGTTGCTCGCCACCACGAAATTGAACTGCATCGCGGTGAAGCCCGCCATGCGAGCGATATCGAAGGAATGCAGCGCCATCGCGCGCGCTACGCCGCCTCCCTGTGCGGCC encodes the following:
- a CDS encoding PRC-barrel domain-containing protein, with the protein product MSDTADTPTLLLVQANVAHTMKVESRDGDTVGTVYSFMVHKRSGKVTHAVLSLGGFLGMGKSFYPVPFSLLQFDSVRDQYVITIDRRLLEGGPSWSNNAPVFDQAYADRVASYYSVGSENVSIE
- a CDS encoding GNAT family N-acetyltransferase, with translation MLAPVIAAGETYALPRDMDAQALAGYWFESGKRTFVACDGEGALLGSYYCRANQMGGGAHVANCGYVTAPAAQGGGVARAMALHSFDIARMAGFTAMQFNFVVASNSRAVALWRSLGFEDVGRVPEAFAHPTLGLVDALILFRRL